The following are from one region of the Actinoplanes sp. L3-i22 genome:
- a CDS encoding alpha/beta hydrolase has product MSRLWIVPLLALSVAAAWLFGPTEAVPGQLPGVAAWRADARHLPDPATATPAQVAAFFATLPAGPAAALAGEYPSVVGNLDGAPLALRYAANRDPAFAGRQILALDRRGDGRIVEVLGDLATADRVAVLIPGVDNTLADFDTGLGGIERRAPAWQARQLFQQTGEKVAVVAWLGYDPPEGVRRAALREDRAASGALALERFVAGLVADRPDRQITVVGHSYGSIVAGRAAAHLPAQVTDIVALGSPGLGVTARAELGGSARIWAGSAPDDWTRRLPSVRVFGLGHGRLPVDPAFGALPLPAADVSGHDGYFLSGTSTLRAIARIAADRTTSPEQPAASSF; this is encoded by the coding sequence GTGAGTCGCTTGTGGATTGTCCCGTTGCTGGCGCTGTCGGTCGCCGCGGCCTGGCTGTTCGGGCCGACCGAGGCGGTCCCCGGGCAGCTGCCCGGGGTGGCGGCCTGGCGGGCCGACGCGCGGCACCTGCCGGACCCGGCGACGGCCACGCCGGCCCAGGTCGCGGCGTTCTTCGCGACGCTTCCGGCCGGCCCGGCGGCCGCGCTGGCCGGCGAGTACCCGTCGGTCGTCGGCAATCTGGACGGCGCTCCCCTGGCACTGCGCTACGCCGCGAACCGGGACCCGGCCTTCGCCGGCCGGCAGATCCTGGCCCTGGACCGGCGCGGGGACGGGCGGATCGTCGAGGTGCTCGGCGACCTGGCCACCGCCGACCGGGTGGCCGTCCTGATCCCGGGCGTGGACAACACGCTTGCCGATTTCGACACCGGTCTCGGCGGGATCGAGCGGCGCGCGCCGGCGTGGCAGGCCCGGCAGCTGTTCCAGCAGACCGGCGAGAAGGTCGCGGTGGTTGCCTGGCTGGGCTACGACCCACCCGAGGGGGTACGCCGGGCCGCGCTCCGCGAGGATCGGGCGGCCAGTGGCGCGCTCGCCCTGGAGCGCTTCGTGGCCGGACTGGTCGCCGACCGGCCGGACCGGCAGATCACGGTGGTCGGGCACAGCTACGGCTCGATCGTCGCCGGGCGGGCCGCGGCGCACCTTCCGGCGCAGGTCACCGACATCGTGGCGCTCGGCAGCCCGGGGCTGGGCGTGACCGCCCGGGCCGAGCTCGGCGGGAGCGCGCGGATCTGGGCCGGCAGTGCGCCGGACGACTGGACCCGGCGGCTGCCGTCGGTCCGGGTGTTCGGTCTCGGTCACGGGCGGCTGCCGGTGGACCCGGCGTTCGGGGCGCTGCCACTGCCGGCCGCGGATGTCAGCGGCCACGACGGCTACTTCCTCAGCGGCACGTCGACGTTGCGGGCGATCGCCCGGATCGCCGCGGACCGGACCACCTCCCCGGAGCAGCCGGCCGCCAGCTCCTTCTAG
- a CDS encoding LacI family DNA-binding transcriptional regulator, with protein MRDLAAHTGLSIATVSRVLNDRANVAPATRDRVLRAMSELGERAPRRRAGRVQGAGVFVRCPYVLTDYFGLIVSAVAEALEPHGLHVILNAGTAAQQTRVLPTLPERRDVAGAVLILPPEPGADLIRLRDRGFPFVLVDPRISPPKDVAAVSAAHFAGARALTAHLIELGHRRIGIIGGPRDWLASDNRFHGYLAPLADAGVLASPELTRFVAEPTTELGHRAAADLLDLPERPTALLAFNDKMAVGALRAAAERGLRVPHDLSVAGFDDIDLGSACDPQLTTVRQPLGEMGRMAVHLLLRMLGGHRLDALHIELGTELVVRDSTAKAPY; from the coding sequence GTGCGCGACCTCGCGGCCCACACCGGCCTCTCCATCGCCACCGTCTCCCGGGTCCTCAACGACCGGGCGAACGTCGCGCCCGCCACCCGCGACCGGGTGCTGCGCGCGATGAGCGAGCTGGGCGAGCGGGCCCCGCGCCGCCGGGCCGGCCGGGTCCAGGGCGCCGGCGTCTTCGTCCGCTGCCCGTACGTGCTGACCGACTACTTCGGGCTGATCGTCTCCGCGGTCGCCGAGGCGCTCGAGCCGCACGGCCTGCACGTGATCCTGAACGCCGGCACCGCCGCCCAGCAGACCCGGGTGCTGCCCACCCTGCCGGAGCGGCGCGACGTGGCCGGCGCGGTGCTGATCCTGCCGCCGGAGCCGGGCGCCGACCTGATCCGGCTGCGCGACCGCGGCTTCCCGTTCGTGCTGGTGGACCCGCGGATCTCGCCGCCCAAGGACGTGGCCGCGGTCTCCGCCGCGCACTTCGCCGGGGCCCGCGCGCTGACCGCGCACCTGATCGAGCTGGGCCATCGCCGGATCGGTATCATCGGCGGCCCGCGCGACTGGCTGGCCAGCGACAACCGCTTCCACGGCTATCTCGCGCCGCTGGCCGACGCGGGCGTGCTGGCGTCCCCGGAGCTGACCCGCTTCGTCGCCGAGCCGACCACCGAGCTGGGCCACCGGGCCGCCGCCGACCTGCTGGACCTGCCGGAGCGGCCGACCGCGCTGCTGGCCTTCAACGACAAGATGGCGGTCGGCGCGCTGCGGGCCGCCGCCGAGCGGGGCCTGCGGGTGCCGCACGACCTGTCGGTGGCCGGTTTCGACGACATAGACCTCGGGTCGGCCTGTGACCCGCAGCTGACCACGGTCCGGCAGCCGCTCGGCGAGATGGGCCGGATGGCGGTGCACCTGCTGCTGCGGATGCTGGGCGGGCATCGGCTGGACGCGTTGCACATCGAGCTCGGCACGGAGCTCGTGGTGCGGGACTCGACCGCGAAGGCGCCGTATTGA
- a CDS encoding ricin-type beta-trefoil lectin domain protein, giving the protein MRSPKAKAVIAASVLAGSVLFAPVSAIAAGEAVQVYLTTTSDSGGRNVTRGLQQQANVAFGPAGGSAGTTINVNEGTTYQTFEGGGASITDTTAYLLRGGAVSAATRDATMAKLFSPTSGIGLSFVRNPIGASDLSRPGNVSLDDTCCDLNDFGGNGYDTNVRLLTQQAKQLNPALRVMGVPWSAPGWMKDNGRMDQMGWLKAQYYPMYAQYLVKYVQSYQAIGVPVDYLSVQNEPNCCQAGNPTAMNYPGMSWNPSGLVELTKNNLYPALHAANLNTKVLVHDWNYGDYASFGSGILNDAGIRSDSAFGGIAWHGYAGTPSTGTDVHNTYPTVKQFETEHSGGDWIGNQQNEDMNNIIDYTRNWGSSVVKWSLGVNQFKGPNNGGCSTCTGFITVQEGGSRAGQVDYTIEYYTMGHLTKFVKPGAVRIDTNATSAVPNVAWKNPDGSKALLAHNGGTSSQSVRVNWGGQSFTYTLPARTTATFTWSGTTSTPPPASGGTITGLGGKCVDVAGASTTNGTAVQLYTCNGSTAQQWTRNSDGTLSSLGKCLDIVGPSNADGTLTHLWDCHTGTSQKWTYDSATQHLVNTYSGKCLDVKDNTSADGARLQIWTCTTGANQKWVLN; this is encoded by the coding sequence ATGAGATCCCCGAAAGCCAAGGCTGTCATCGCCGCGTCTGTGCTGGCCGGGAGCGTGCTTTTCGCTCCGGTCTCAGCCATCGCGGCGGGTGAGGCCGTCCAGGTCTACCTGACCACCACCTCGGACAGCGGCGGCCGGAATGTGACACGTGGGCTGCAGCAGCAGGCCAACGTCGCGTTCGGGCCGGCCGGCGGCAGTGCCGGCACCACGATCAACGTCAACGAGGGCACCACCTACCAGACGTTCGAGGGCGGCGGCGCGTCGATCACCGACACCACCGCCTATCTGCTGCGCGGTGGCGCGGTCAGCGCGGCCACCCGGGACGCGACGATGGCGAAGCTGTTCTCCCCGACGAGCGGCATCGGGCTCTCCTTCGTACGCAATCCGATCGGTGCTTCTGATCTTTCCCGGCCCGGCAATGTCTCGCTGGACGACACCTGTTGCGACCTGAACGACTTCGGCGGCAACGGCTATGACACCAACGTCCGCCTGCTCACCCAGCAGGCCAAACAGCTCAACCCGGCGCTGCGGGTGATGGGCGTGCCGTGGAGCGCGCCGGGCTGGATGAAGGACAACGGCCGGATGGACCAGATGGGCTGGTTGAAGGCGCAGTACTACCCGATGTACGCCCAGTACCTGGTCAAGTACGTGCAGAGCTACCAGGCGATCGGTGTGCCGGTCGACTACCTGTCGGTGCAGAACGAGCCGAACTGCTGCCAGGCCGGCAACCCGACCGCGATGAACTACCCCGGGATGAGCTGGAACCCGTCCGGGCTGGTCGAGCTGACCAAGAACAATCTGTACCCGGCGCTGCACGCGGCGAACTTGAACACCAAGGTGCTGGTGCACGACTGGAACTACGGCGACTACGCCAGTTTCGGCTCGGGCATCCTCAACGACGCCGGGATCCGGAGCGACTCCGCGTTCGGCGGGATCGCCTGGCACGGCTACGCGGGCACGCCCTCGACCGGCACCGACGTGCACAACACGTACCCGACGGTGAAGCAGTTCGAGACCGAGCACTCCGGCGGCGACTGGATCGGCAATCAGCAGAACGAGGACATGAACAACATCATCGACTACACCCGGAACTGGGGTAGCTCGGTGGTCAAGTGGAGCCTCGGCGTCAACCAGTTCAAGGGTCCGAACAACGGTGGCTGCAGCACCTGCACCGGCTTCATCACCGTGCAGGAGGGCGGCTCGCGGGCCGGCCAGGTCGACTACACCATCGAGTACTACACGATGGGGCACCTGACCAAGTTCGTGAAGCCGGGCGCGGTCCGGATCGACACCAACGCGACAAGCGCGGTGCCGAACGTGGCCTGGAAGAACCCGGACGGGTCGAAGGCGCTGCTCGCGCACAACGGCGGCACGTCCAGCCAGTCGGTCCGGGTGAACTGGGGCGGCCAGTCGTTCACCTACACGCTGCCGGCCCGCACCACGGCGACGTTCACCTGGTCCGGCACGACGTCCACCCCGCCGCCGGCGAGCGGGGGCACGATCACCGGGCTCGGCGGCAAGTGCGTCGACGTGGCCGGCGCCTCGACGACCAATGGCACCGCGGTGCAGCTCTACACCTGCAACGGCTCGACCGCGCAGCAGTGGACCCGGAACTCGGACGGCACGCTGAGCTCGCTCGGCAAGTGCCTGGACATCGTCGGGCCGAGCAACGCCGACGGGACGCTTACCCACCTGTGGGACTGCCACACCGGGACGTCGCAGAAGTGGACGTATGACAGCGCCACCCAGCACCTGGTGAACACCTATTCCGGGAAATGTCTGGATGTAAAGGACAACACCTCGGCGGACGGGGCCCGGCTGCAGATCTGGACCTGCACCACCGGCGCCAACCAGAAGTGGGTGCTGAACTGA
- a CDS encoding carbohydrate-binding protein has translation MLLKMAMVAAVAIVPAHLPHAKAPVVTGTYSAGAAQWSSLPATYLDKSDKSAVATVVIDPSRTEQHYAGIGFSIDETSVSNLWKLTPAERERAIRLLADPKTGAGLDRFRLTIGSPDLIEHLPFWSYDDGSGEDWNLQRFSIQRDLDLHIVDTIKLIQKYNPRATFFASAWSAPAWMKTNNKFLGEVALKPGSTTDYYQYGKLRDDCIDVFARYYVKYLQAYARHGIKVDAITLLNEPGMDVVYPAMDISVEQQQRLAVAIKREFRRAGLRTDLYVHDFNFWDWRDPNSTATKNYYRILNDPKAAAAADAIAFHPYWGDPTVMRDAYQQTGKPVHMTETSDLSPATVLSYFRLDASSYVLWAQTTDQDGGTLHWTGERNNDVDWDEVARTSKWPDRLVKVNTNTKTYSVRSELYPLGQFAKYLTPDHVRVESSTTDHGVSSVVFRDGDDYVAVLGNGNATATSTRVIIGERSFVTSVPAQAYATYRWTDRTPDPRHNRAPRLDRVPEVTADQYGTTRIQLHATDPDHDRLSYYATELPAGAGLDATTGVITLNPVVAGTQDLTVAVTDGKAHAETTVHVTVRPHGAPVGAIVEAEGYTAQHGWTEGGGNFVESNAAASGGKNIGWTAPGNWLAYRFDVPAGAHRLELRVANGSGAVATGAISIRNAAGDVLGTVSVPDTGGWGTYQSVEVPVSLADGDQAVTVYCETGGFNLDYLRLIE, from the coding sequence ATGCTGCTCAAGATGGCGATGGTGGCGGCGGTGGCGATCGTGCCGGCCCACCTTCCCCACGCGAAGGCGCCCGTGGTGACCGGGACATACTCGGCGGGCGCCGCCCAGTGGAGCTCACTTCCTGCGACTTATCTCGATAAATCCGACAAATCGGCGGTGGCCACGGTCGTGATCGACCCCAGCCGGACCGAGCAGCACTACGCCGGCATCGGCTTCTCGATCGACGAGACCAGCGTCTCCAACCTGTGGAAACTCACCCCGGCCGAGCGGGAGCGGGCGATCCGCCTGCTCGCCGACCCGAAGACCGGCGCCGGTCTGGACCGGTTCCGCCTGACCATCGGCAGCCCCGACCTGATCGAGCACCTGCCGTTCTGGTCCTACGACGACGGGTCCGGCGAGGACTGGAACCTCCAGCGCTTCTCCATCCAGCGCGACCTCGACCTGCACATCGTCGACACGATCAAGCTGATCCAGAAGTACAACCCGCGGGCCACCTTCTTCGCCTCCGCGTGGAGCGCCCCGGCCTGGATGAAGACGAACAACAAGTTCCTCGGTGAGGTCGCCCTCAAGCCGGGCAGCACGACCGATTACTACCAGTACGGCAAGCTGCGCGACGACTGCATCGACGTGTTCGCCCGGTACTACGTCAAGTACCTGCAGGCGTACGCCCGGCACGGCATCAAGGTCGACGCGATCACGCTGCTCAACGAGCCGGGCATGGACGTCGTCTACCCGGCCATGGACATCAGCGTCGAGCAGCAGCAGAGACTCGCCGTCGCGATCAAGCGGGAGTTCCGCAGGGCCGGGCTGCGCACCGACCTCTACGTGCACGACTTCAACTTCTGGGACTGGCGCGACCCGAACAGCACCGCGACCAAGAACTACTACCGGATCCTGAACGACCCGAAGGCCGCGGCGGCCGCCGACGCGATCGCGTTCCACCCGTACTGGGGTGACCCGACGGTGATGCGCGACGCCTACCAGCAGACCGGCAAGCCGGTGCACATGACCGAGACCAGCGATCTCTCGCCGGCCACCGTGCTCTCCTACTTCCGGCTCGACGCCAGCAGCTACGTCCTCTGGGCGCAGACCACCGACCAGGACGGCGGCACGCTGCACTGGACCGGCGAGCGGAACAACGACGTCGACTGGGACGAGGTCGCGCGGACCAGCAAGTGGCCCGATCGACTCGTCAAGGTCAACACCAACACCAAAACTTATTCGGTACGGAGTGAGCTCTACCCGCTCGGACAATTCGCGAAGTATCTGACCCCGGACCACGTCCGCGTCGAGTCGAGCACCACCGATCACGGCGTGAGCAGCGTGGTGTTCCGGGACGGCGACGACTACGTGGCGGTGCTCGGCAACGGCAACGCCACGGCGACCAGCACCCGGGTGATCATCGGGGAGCGCTCGTTCGTGACGTCGGTGCCGGCTCAGGCGTACGCCACCTATCGCTGGACCGACCGCACGCCGGACCCGCGGCACAATCGTGCCCCGCGCCTGGATCGCGTCCCGGAGGTGACCGCCGACCAGTACGGCACCACCCGGATCCAGCTCCACGCGACCGATCCTGATCACGACCGGCTGTCCTACTACGCCACCGAGCTGCCGGCCGGCGCCGGCCTCGACGCGACCACCGGAGTGATCACCCTGAACCCGGTCGTGGCCGGGACGCAGGACCTGACGGTCGCGGTCACCGACGGCAAGGCGCACGCCGAGACGACCGTGCACGTGACCGTCCGGCCGCACGGCGCGCCGGTCGGCGCGATCGTCGAGGCCGAGGGCTACACCGCGCAACACGGCTGGACCGAGGGCGGCGGGAACTTCGTCGAGAGCAACGCCGCGGCCAGCGGCGGGAAGAACATCGGCTGGACCGCGCCGGGCAACTGGCTCGCCTACCGCTTCGACGTCCCGGCCGGCGCCCACCGCCTGGAGCTGCGCGTCGCCAACGGCAGCGGGGCGGTCGCCACCGGCGCGATCTCGATCCGGAACGCCGCCGGGGACGTGCTCGGCACCGTCTCGGTACCGGACACCGGCGGTTGGGGCACCTACCAATCGGTGGAAGTGCCGGTCTCGCTGGCCGATGGTGATCAGGCGGTCACGGTCTACTGTGAAACCGGTGGGTTCAATCTGGACTACCTCCGGTTGATCGAGTAG
- a CDS encoding Lrp/AsnC family transcriptional regulator, translated as MQPADAPETVTLDELDYQMITALQLAPRADWQRIGAALGLDGSTVARRWNRLYRSGHAWISCLPAQLAIPSVVLAVIEVDCVAGRLPEVAAGLAGDVNIVTLEHVTGARDLLIQAAFEDHAQLARYLSFRLGMLPGVAASRTQIAVTVHLEGSRWRLDRLTDRARQALTAGRPAHETSRKLTGADLDVMRVLNDDPRQPAVRIAERLGLSPTTVRRRLDRLDADRSIVYRAEVARYVSGYPISVSLWGTLPPGDTGRVVGRISGMRETRFCATLSGPANLLLVVWLRAVQEIAAFEARLGAQVPELTIIDRSVALWVMKLGGHLLDPLGRNLRAVPLDFWSDPVSDAAEGELLARLRQVGD; from the coding sequence ATGCAGCCCGCTGACGCGCCGGAAACGGTCACCCTCGACGAGCTCGACTACCAGATGATCACCGCGTTGCAGCTGGCGCCGCGGGCCGACTGGCAGCGGATCGGCGCGGCGCTGGGCCTGGACGGCTCGACGGTCGCCCGGCGCTGGAACCGGCTCTACCGATCCGGGCACGCGTGGATCAGCTGCCTGCCGGCGCAACTGGCGATCCCGAGCGTGGTCCTCGCGGTGATCGAGGTCGACTGCGTCGCGGGCCGGCTGCCGGAGGTGGCGGCGGGCCTGGCCGGGGACGTCAACATCGTCACCCTGGAGCACGTCACCGGGGCCCGGGACCTGCTGATCCAGGCGGCGTTCGAGGATCACGCGCAGCTCGCCCGCTATCTCAGCTTCCGGCTCGGGATGCTGCCCGGGGTGGCCGCGTCACGCACCCAGATCGCGGTGACCGTGCACCTCGAGGGCAGCCGCTGGCGGCTCGACCGGCTGACCGATCGGGCCCGGCAGGCGCTCACCGCGGGCCGGCCCGCGCACGAGACCAGCCGGAAGCTGACCGGCGCGGACCTGGACGTGATGCGGGTGCTCAACGACGACCCGCGGCAGCCGGCGGTGCGGATCGCGGAGCGGCTCGGCCTGAGCCCGACCACGGTCCGCCGCCGCCTGGACCGGCTGGACGCGGACCGGTCGATCGTCTACCGGGCCGAGGTCGCCCGCTACGTCTCCGGCTATCCGATCTCGGTGTCGCTGTGGGGCACGCTGCCGCCCGGCGACACCGGGCGGGTGGTCGGCCGGATCAGCGGCATGCGCGAGACCCGCTTCTGCGCGACCCTGTCCGGGCCGGCCAACCTGCTGCTCGTGGTCTGGTTGCGCGCGGTGCAGGAGATCGCGGCGTTCGAGGCGCGACTGGGCGCGCAGGTCCCGGAGTTGACGATCATCGACCGCTCGGTGGCGCTGTGGGTGATGAAGCTCGGCGGCCATCTGCTGGATCCGCTGGGGCGCAACCTGCGCGCCGTACCGCTGGATTTCTGGAGCGACCCGGTCTCCGACGCTGCCGAGGGCGAGCTTTTGGCCCGCCTTCGGCAGGTCGGCGATTGA
- a CDS encoding M20 family metallopeptidase — MFTAPDAQPFADRLISLRHALHREPELGLDLPLSQAKVLAALAGLPLEITTGTALTSVTAVLRGGRPGPAVLLRGDMDALPVREESGVDFASAIPGVMHACGHDVHTSALVGAAHLLASRRAELAGDVVFMFQPGEEGQRGAKVMIDEGVLDAAGSRVIAAYAIHVAATMLPLGVVATRPGTMLAASDSVTVTVFGKGGHGSSPHLAIDPVPALCEMVTALQTMVTRTADAFDPAVLTVGSIHAGSAFNVIPSTGTFEATVRTFSPATHQKIQAGVRRVVRGIADAHGVRVEIDYQANYPVTVNDAGEAGFALDTLRGLLGPQRVFQAPQPVAGAEDFSFVLEQVPGAYLMVGAVPPGVDPSTAPMNHAPQAIFDDRSVLEAAAVLATLAAARLAAADVPAAVPAALAAPAAGAGASSAGGAE; from the coding sequence ATGTTCACCGCACCCGACGCCCAGCCGTTCGCCGACCGCCTGATCAGCCTGCGGCACGCGCTGCACCGCGAGCCCGAGCTCGGGCTGGACCTGCCGCTGAGCCAGGCCAAGGTCCTCGCCGCGCTGGCCGGCCTGCCGCTGGAGATCACCACCGGGACCGCGCTGACCTCGGTGACCGCGGTGCTGCGCGGCGGACGCCCCGGACCGGCCGTGCTGCTGCGCGGCGACATGGACGCCCTGCCGGTGCGGGAGGAGAGCGGCGTCGACTTCGCCTCGGCGATCCCCGGCGTGATGCACGCCTGCGGGCACGACGTGCACACCAGCGCGCTGGTCGGTGCCGCGCACCTGCTCGCGTCCCGGCGCGCGGAGCTGGCCGGGGACGTGGTCTTCATGTTCCAGCCCGGCGAGGAGGGGCAGCGCGGCGCCAAGGTGATGATCGACGAGGGCGTGCTGGACGCGGCCGGCTCCCGGGTGATCGCCGCCTACGCGATCCACGTCGCCGCGACGATGCTGCCGCTCGGCGTGGTCGCGACCCGGCCCGGCACCATGCTGGCCGCCTCCGACTCGGTCACCGTGACCGTTTTCGGCAAGGGCGGGCACGGCTCGTCGCCGCACCTCGCGATCGACCCGGTGCCGGCCCTCTGCGAGATGGTCACCGCCCTGCAGACCATGGTCACCCGGACCGCGGACGCGTTCGACCCGGCGGTGCTGACGGTCGGGTCGATCCACGCCGGCTCGGCGTTCAACGTGATCCCGTCGACCGGGACGTTCGAGGCGACCGTCCGCACCTTCTCGCCCGCCACCCATCAAAAGATCCAGGCGGGGGTACGGCGGGTGGTGCGGGGCATCGCCGACGCGCACGGGGTGCGCGTGGAGATCGACTACCAGGCGAACTACCCGGTGACCGTGAACGACGCCGGGGAGGCCGGGTTCGCGCTGGACACCCTGCGGGGGCTGCTCGGGCCGCAGCGGGTCTTCCAGGCGCCGCAGCCGGTGGCCGGGGCCGAGGACTTCTCGTTCGTGCTCGAGCAGGTGCCGGGGGCGTATCTGATGGTCGGCGCCGTCCCGCCCGGCGTCGACCCGTCGACCGCGCCGATGAACCATGCCCCGCAGGCGATCTTCGACGACCGCAGCGTCCTGGAAGCGGCCGCCGTGCTCGCCACCCTCGCCGCGGCCCGCCTCGCCGCCGCCGACGTGCCTGCTGCCGTTCCCGCCGCCCTTGCCGCGCCCGCAGCCGGTGCGGGCGCTTCTTCTGCGGGCGGGGCCGAGTGA
- a CDS encoding MFS transporter, translating into MTAVAEKAPKVGAVVGLLVLFELTSGFIQGSIAPLLPDLGSEMGISDAHLNWVISVQLLASAVCVPAFGRLGDLHGHRRMLRIALLCVAAGSLLVALAPNLGVLLAGRLLLGPLAALLPLEIALVRDRLPVTLARRAIARLVGALTLGALLGGVLTAGLHQVIGDARLTLLVPAGLAMLCVPVSFLAVPESARLATGRLDLAGIAVLSVSMVALLAGISLLNAILVIVGLLGFTGWVVLELRVAEPLVDLRALAGRHVAPFFGASFVFGIVYFGSQSPDSTFLAATRAEAGYGFGFTALQISLVALPAAAFAVLGSAGTALIAGRLGYRTTLVVAFAVIAAGFLATASFHDQVWQLLAIKVPIGLAAGVALGAMPTVIAETADPSRTGITTALYNNVKTLGGAVAGGVVAAILGAVVLPGGSTPRESAYVTVWLICAVLCAVAALAARFARRTE; encoded by the coding sequence GTGACCGCCGTCGCCGAGAAGGCACCGAAGGTCGGCGCGGTCGTCGGGCTGCTCGTGCTCTTCGAGCTGACCAGCGGTTTCATCCAGGGCAGCATCGCGCCGCTGCTGCCCGACCTGGGCAGCGAGATGGGCATCTCGGACGCCCACCTGAACTGGGTGATCTCGGTGCAGCTGCTGGCCTCCGCGGTCTGCGTACCGGCCTTCGGGCGGCTCGGCGACCTGCACGGGCACCGGCGGATGCTGCGGATCGCGCTGCTCTGCGTCGCGGCCGGCAGCCTGCTCGTCGCGCTCGCCCCGAACCTCGGGGTGCTGCTCGCCGGACGGTTGCTGCTCGGGCCGCTGGCCGCGCTGCTGCCGCTGGAGATCGCGCTGGTGCGGGACCGGCTGCCGGTCACCCTGGCCCGCCGGGCGATCGCCCGGCTGGTCGGCGCGTTGACCCTCGGCGCGCTGCTCGGTGGGGTGCTGACCGCCGGGCTGCACCAGGTGATCGGGGACGCCCGGCTGACGCTGCTCGTCCCGGCCGGGCTCGCGATGCTCTGTGTGCCGGTGAGTTTCCTGGCCGTGCCGGAGAGCGCCCGTCTCGCCACCGGCCGGCTGGACCTGGCCGGGATCGCCGTGCTCAGCGTCTCGATGGTCGCCCTGCTGGCCGGGATCTCGCTGCTCAACGCGATCCTGGTGATCGTCGGCCTGCTCGGCTTCACCGGCTGGGTGGTGTTGGAGCTGCGGGTCGCCGAACCCCTGGTCGACCTGCGGGCGCTGGCCGGGCGGCACGTCGCGCCGTTCTTCGGGGCGTCGTTCGTCTTCGGCATCGTCTACTTCGGAAGCCAGTCGCCGGACTCGACGTTCCTGGCCGCCACGCGCGCCGAGGCCGGCTACGGATTCGGCTTCACCGCGCTGCAGATCTCGCTGGTCGCGCTGCCGGCCGCGGCCTTCGCGGTGCTCGGGTCGGCGGGTACCGCGCTGATCGCCGGGCGACTGGGATACCGGACGACCCTGGTCGTGGCGTTCGCGGTGATCGCGGCCGGGTTCCTGGCGACGGCGTCGTTCCACGACCAGGTCTGGCAGCTGCTGGCGATCAAGGTGCCGATCGGACTGGCCGCCGGGGTCGCCCTGGGTGCTATGCCCACCGTGATCGCGGAGACCGCCGACCCGTCCCGGACCGGCATCACCACCGCCCTCTACAACAACGTCAAGACCCTGGGCGGCGCCGTCGCCGGCGGCGTGGTCGCGGCGATCCTCGGCGCGGTGGTGCTGCCGGGCGGTTCGACGCCCCGCGAGTCGGCCTACGTGACGGTCTGGCTGATCTGCGCCGTCCTCTGCGCGGTCGCGGCCCTGGCCGCCCGCTTCGCCCGCCGAACCGAGTGA
- a CDS encoding SnoaL-like polyketide cyclase: MSDTPLWLQGRDAVIEAADPSEFRHGTPDYHLSHVVMPGQRTTNHAPGSLEAIVESIVQVFEMEVSHKKDPATWVSMVTEHFRTNINGGGWASAQDIADQGSYNVLIGESVFYKPESFDGQHDVFHGAFPNGFYWEVLDVLSPPPVVTFKWRHWGAFDGEYHGHQPNNKTIEMFGMSVAKVDDDLKLLEVEHYYDPNAFLGKLTGGCPVAH; encoded by the coding sequence TTGTCCGATACACCGTTGTGGCTGCAGGGCCGGGACGCCGTTATCGAGGCCGCCGATCCGTCCGAGTTCCGCCACGGCACCCCTGACTACCACCTGTCGCACGTCGTGATGCCCGGGCAGCGCACCACGAACCACGCGCCGGGTTCGCTCGAGGCCATCGTCGAGTCGATCGTCCAGGTCTTCGAGATGGAGGTGTCCCACAAGAAGGACCCCGCGACCTGGGTCTCGATGGTGACCGAGCACTTCCGCACCAACATCAACGGCGGCGGCTGGGCCTCCGCGCAGGACATCGCCGACCAGGGCAGCTACAACGTGCTGATCGGCGAGAGCGTGTTCTACAAGCCGGAGTCGTTCGACGGCCAGCACGACGTCTTCCACGGCGCGTTCCCGAACGGCTTCTACTGGGAGGTGCTCGACGTCCTGAGCCCGCCGCCGGTGGTCACGTTCAAGTGGCGGCACTGGGGCGCGTTCGACGGCGAGTACCACGGCCACCAGCCGAACAACAAGACCATCGAGATGTTCGGGATGAGCGTCGCCAAGGTCGACGACGACCTGAAGCTCCTCGAGGTCGAGCACTACTACGACCCGAACGCGTTCCTCGGCAAGCTCACCGGCGGCTGCCCGGTCGCCCACTGA